The following coding sequences are from one Schizosaccharomyces osmophilus chromosome 1, complete sequence window:
- the snd2 gene encoding SRP-independent ER targeting protein Snd2, which produces MANAAQKKLAVQNKRILMFMLVADVTVNLLFILLRFFLRSPLSKFSKFLYALSAGSAGFFHYQLNRAAAPKYDSKGALLYVGQDLLQQGVTSYMIDYMYFSWIVIFLSSLTSIKFFALYLLVPIFVGYKAFPLLRMGFEQLQKFRNRGSNDPASSGQAEPAATNQPLSKRQEKLRKKANKYQSN; this is translated from the exons ATGGCAAATGCTGCTCAGAAAAAGCTCGCCGTGCAAAACAAGCGAATCCTAATGTTTATGCTCGTGGCCGATGTTACTGTCAACCTCTTGTTTATATTACTTCGCTTTTTCCTTCGTAGTCctctttccaaattttcTAAATTCTTATACGCCTTGTCTGCTGGTTCTGCTGGTTTTTTTCACTACCAGCTCAACCGTGCGGCTGCTCCCAAATACGACTCCAAAGGCGCCCTGCTGTACGTGGGTCAGGATCTCTTACAGCAAGGCGTTACTTCTTATATGATTGATTACATGTACTTCTCTTGGATTgtcattttcctttcttccCTTACTTCTATCAAGTTTTTTGCCCTTTATTTATTG GTTCCCATTTTTGTCGGATACAAAGCCTTCCCCTTGCTGCGTATGGGTTTTGAGCAATTACAAAAGTTCCGAAACCGGGGCTCTAACGACCCTGCCTCTTCTGGACAAGCAGAACCTGCTGCCACGAATCAACCTCTATCCAAGCGTCAAGAAAAGCTTCGCAAGAAGGCAAACAAGTATCAATCTAATTAA
- a CDS encoding aromatic aminotransferase, with amino-acid sequence MSVQPKDLSHHLSVESASRKPSPLKAIAGAVSKKGINVISLAGGLPNPQYFPFREMGAEIPSIGSWVRGAENEGKLSNVSVSMDSENQDDLPLSVALQYGKGAGCAPLSKFLKEHTQLIHSPPYKDWDILLTTGNTQALDMCLRMLLNRGDSILVEKYTFPSALQAMRPMDLNIVSVDMDQNGMLPESLEQILINWKDGNKPRVLYTIPSGQNPTGSTLSVERKEKIYALAQQHDFIIIEDEPYYYLQMDEYQHKPEAVDPKFTNEEFVKNLITSFLHFDVDGRVIRMDSLSKVVAPGSRVGWVTAQPMFIERSLRYTETASQNASGISQALLQALFQTWGHDGYLAWLKNIRFSYTERRNALLYAMEKHLPKSICSYIAPEAGMFIWFEVDKSAYKFADQGKSIAEIESEIHDEAIQDGANVACGNWFVVDSSINDKIFFRVTFAYAELSEFEIAIERFANVLKKFFNF; translated from the coding sequence ATGTCGGTTCAACCTAAAGATCTATCTCATCACCTTTCGGTGGAATCCGCTTCTCGTAAACCTTCTCCTTTAAAGGCAATTGCAGGCGCCGTGAGCAAGAAGGGAATCAATGTGATTTCTTTAGCCGGAGGACTTCCTAATCCTCAATACTTCCCCTTCCGTGAAATGGGTGCAGAAATCCCATCCATCGGTTCTTGGGTTCGTGGTGCTGAGAATGAAGGCAAGTTATCCAATGTCTCTGTTTCCATGGATTCTGAGAATCAAGATGACTTACCCCTTTCTGTCGCTTTGCAGTACGGAAAAGGTGCTGGTTGTGCTCCATTgtcaaaatttttgaaggaacATACTCAATTGATTCACTCTCCTCCTTATAAGGACTGGGACATTTTGCTTACTACTGGTAATACCCAAGCTTTGGACATGTGTTTGCGTATGTTATTGAACAGAGGAGACAGTATCCTTGTGGAGAAATACACCTTTCCCTCCGCTCTTCAAGCTATGCGTCCCATGGACTTGAACATTGTCTCAGTTGACATGGACCAGAATGGCATGTTGCCCGAATCCTTGGAACAGATTCTAATTAATTGGAAAGATGGAAACAAGCCTCGCGTCTTGTATACCATTCCTAGCGGACAAAACCCCACTGGTAGTACCTTGTCTGTGGAACGTAAGGAGAAAATCTACGCCCTTGCTCAACAACATGACTTTATCATTATTGAGGACGAACCGTACTATTATCTTCAAATGGATGAATACCAACATAAACCTGAAGCCGTTGATCCCAAGTTCACTAATGAAGAGTTCGTTAAGAATTTAATTACCTCTTTCTTGCACTTCGATGTCGATGGCCGTGTCATTCGCATGGACTCTCTTTCAAAGGTTGTTGCTCCTGGTTCTCGTGTTGGTTGGGTCACTGCTCAACCTATGTTCATTGAGCGTAGTCTCCGCTATACCGAAACTGCTTCTCAAAACGCTTCTGGTATCTCTCAGGCCCTTTTGCAAGCCTTGTTCCAAACCTGGGGACATGATGGATACCTCGCATGGCTAAAGAACAttcgtttttcttataCAGAACGTCGTAATGCTTTACTTTATGCTATGGAGAAGCACCTTCCCAAGTCTATTTGTTCTTACATTGCCCCTGAAGCCGGCATGTTCATTTGGTTTGAGGTGGACAAGTCAGCATATAAGTTTGCCGATCAAGGCAAAAGCATTGCTGAAATTGAATCAGAGATACATGATGAAGCTATTCAAGATGGTGCCAATGTTGCTTGCGGCAATTGGTTCGTTGTTGATTCTTCAATTAACGACAAGATCTTTTTCCGTGTTACTTTTGCTTACGCTGAACTTTCTGAGTTTGAAATTGCTATAGAACGTTTTGCTaatgttttgaagaagttcttcaatttttaa
- the ggt2 gene encoding gamma-glutamyltranspeptidase Ggt2 gives MTNVSDTTPLLNDWSSHITNQNDPDWEEMHRSRQKRYFRFQTRHITLFSLGFGILLLLVFLFTFNPPLYPPGQYTGHKVKGKSGAVATEVTGCSNIGVDILSMGGNAVDAAVASTLCIGTVNFCSSGLGGGGFMLIQLPNGTVESINFREMAPGNASKHMFDGNPILAQIGALSIGIPGELAGLYDAWNRYGQLEWSKVVKPSAKLAREGFTITPTMERSMRDDSTENLVNDSTWASVIAPYGKLLKAGDIMRRPAFSKTLDIIAKEGIEPFYNGALTDAMVEFIQNHGGIITKNDFEQYFPEISDAIETTYRDHKVLTCPLPTSGPALIEGLNILDGFPMDASSLSFTKRLHLQVEAMKWLSAGRTQFGDPEFIEENMALISNMMSKEFASQVRDNISLTRTYSWEHYNPSYDIPGNHGTTHISVTDDEGYSVSLTSTVNLLFGSQLMDPVTGIVFNDQMDDFSIPGSSNAFNLTPSPWNYIEPYKRPLSSAAPTILSNKRGNFNMVLGASGGSRIVTAVLDAIVKRVDMNYDIESMVASARSHHQLRPNVLILENGFSKVIASRIKKYLHKVVRLNSKAGPLSAVQAVMNHKDTIYGMSDPRKYGQAAAY, from the coding sequence ATGACTAATGTATCAGATACGACTCCCTTACTGAATGACTGGAGCTCGCATATTACAAACCAGAATGATCCAGACTGGGAAGAAATGCATCGCTCTCGTCAAAAACGATATTTTCGATTTCAGACGCGTCATATCACACTCTTCTCATTAGGATTTGGAATATTGCTTTTACtcgtatttctttttactttcaatCCCCCTCTTTATCCACCAGGCCAATACACGGGTCATAAGGTCAAAGGAAAGTCGGGTGCGGTCGCGACAGAAGTCACTGGATGCTCCAACATTGGCGTAGATATCCTCTCAATGGGCGGAAATGCCGTCGATGCTGCAGTAGCTTCTACGCTTTGTATTGGTACTGTGAATTTTTGTTCTAGTGGTCTAGGCGGAGGCGGATTTATGCTTATTCAATTGCCGAATGGAACTGTTGAATCCATAAATTTTCGTGAAATGGCTCCAGGTAATGCCTCCAAGCATATGTTTGATGGTAACCCTATACTAGCCCAAATTGGGGCTCTATCTATTGGTATTCCCGGTGAGTTAGCTGGTTTATATGATGCATGGAACCGATATGGTCAGCTTGAGTGGTCTAAAGTTGTCAAGCCAAGTGCCAAGCTTGCGAGGGAAGGGTTTACAATAACACCAACAATGGAACGTAGCATGCGAGATGACAGTACGGAAAACTTGGTTAATGATTCAACTTGGGCTTCTGTCATTGCTCCGTACGGAAAGTTATTAAAGGCTGGTGATATAATGCGTCGTCCCGCCTTTTCGAAAACTTTGGACATCATCGCAAAGGAAGGTATTGAACCATTCTACAATGGTGCCTTGACTGATGCGATGGTTGAATTTATCCAAAATCATGGGGGAATTATTACGAAAAACGATTTCGAGCAATATTTCCCAGAAATATCTGATGCCATTGAGACAACCTATAGGGATCACAAAGTTCTTACATGTCCCCTTCCAACGAGCGGGCCAGCGTTAATCGAAGGACTTAACATTTTAGATGGGTTTCCAATGGATGCTTCTTCATTATCTTTCACAAAAAGGTTACATCTTCAGGTTGAAGCGATGAAATGGTTGTCCGCCGGACGCACCCAATTTGGTGACCCAGAgtttattgaagaaaatatggCTTTAATATCGAATATGATGTCGAAAGAGTTTGCCTCGCAAGTCCGTGATAATATTTCATTGACTAGAACATATTCGTGGGAGCATTACAATCCTTCATACGATATTCCTGGTAATCACGGGACTACACACATTTCTGTTACGGATGATGAAGGCTATTCCGTATCTTTGACGTCCACTGTTAATCTGTTGTTTGGGTCTCAGTTAATGGACCCTGTTACCGGGATAGTATTTAATGATCAAATGGATGACTTTTCTATTCCTGGGTCTTCCAATGCATTCAATTTGACACCTTCACCGTGGAACTATATTGAACCGTATAAGCGGCCCCTTTCTTCTGCCGCTCCTACGATTTTAAGCAACAAACGCGGTAATTTCAATATGGTGCTTGGTGCTAGTGGTGGTAGCCGAATTGTTACAGCTGTTCTGGATGCTATCGTAAAACGTGTGGATATGAATTACGACATTGAGTCTATGGTGGCTAGTGCACGCTCTCATCATCAACTGCGACCAAATGTATTAATCTTGGAAAATGGATTTTCAAAAGTGATCGCATccagaattaaaaaataccTACATAAAGTGGTTCGATTAAACTCAAAAGCTGGGCCATTGAGTGCTGTTCAAGCTGTCATGAACCACAAAGATACAATCTATGGTATGAGTGACCCTCGGAAGTATGGACAGGCTGCTGCATATTGA
- the cut6 gene encoding acetyl-CoA/biotin carboxylase translates to MAPRIASHFLGGNSLDIAPSSKVKDYITSRGGHTVITSILIANNGIAAVKEIRSIRKWAYETFNNERAIRFTVMATPDDLKVNADYIRMADQYVEVPGGSNNNNYANVELIVDVAERMKVHAVWAGWGHASENPKLPEMLAASKQKIVFIGPPGSAMRSLGDKISSTIVAQSAKVPCMPWSGLELEKVRIDPETNIVTVDDNVYQKACINSAEDGVVVAEKIGYPIMIKASEGGGGKGIRQVSSSQHFTHAYQQVLAELPGSPVFVMKLAGQARHLEVQILADQYGNNISLFGRDCSVQRRHQKIIEEAPVTVAPPNTFREMERAAVRLGELVGYASAGTIEYLYEPENDKFYFLELNPRLQVEHPTTEMVSGVNLPAAQLQVAMGLPLNRIPHIRELYGLSRDTETEIDFAFDNPESHKVQKVPTPKGHCIACRITSEDPGEGFKPSSGMIKDLNFRSSSDVWGYFSVGTAGGIHEFADSQFGHIFAFADSREATRKSMIVALKELSIRGDFRTTVEYLVRLLETGEFAHNEFTTAWLDKLIAQKVTSARPDKMLTIVCGALVRAHAIAEEQYCAFKSYLERGQVPSRDFLKNVYDIEFIYDGNRYRLTASRSSPGSYHLFLNGSRCTAGVRSLTDGGLLVLLNGQSYTVYYRDEVTGTRISIDNMSCMLERENDPTQLRTPSPGKLVRFLVETGEHIKAGEAYAEVEVMKMIMPLVTAEDGTVQLIKQPGASIGAGDILGILTLDDPSRVKHALPFNGQLPNFGDPQIAGNKPCQRYHQLLNILLDILKGYDNQIILNSTYNEIMEVLRDPELPFSEWSSHYSALVSRMPPALDKLLSSILEKARARKTEFPAKQLELGVKTYCEGQKLSLTQQLKQQIAPLIDVINDYKDGLKVHEYRVVKSILEEYYNVERLFSGPNKREEDVTLRLRDDNKDSVDKVIALALSHSRIGSKNNLLITILDLIKSEPSSFVSLYFNDILRKLTDLDSRATAKVSLKARELLITCAMPSLNERFSQMEHILKTSVVESHYGDSEFAHRPPNLDILKELIDSKYTVFDVLPAFFCHPDPWVSLAALEVYVRRAYRAYAVLELNYHVGTGTPFVISWRFQLRASSTPGQGASGANGLFPSSSSPSLENENKRLQSYSDLSWYVNKNDSEPFRFGAVVAADNFDQLETNLALSIERLPLARNTFNTGLTLNNEEPSSTPLQELTNVLNIALTSTNDLEDAAIVDKLSSILDEFRDDLLDHNVRRITVIGGRHNKSAHPSYFTYRASSDSFEHNTVRYVEDERIRHIEPALAFQLELGRLSNFNIEPVFIDNHNIHVYRATAKNMSSDKRFFTRALVRPGRLRDEIPTAEYLISETHRLINDILDALEVIGPDQTDLNHIFINFLPAFGLAPKQVEAALGGFLERFGRRLWRLRVTAAEIRIICTDPTTNTLFPLRVIISNVSGFVVNIELYAEVKTENNSWIFKSIGQPGSMHLRRINTPYPNKEWLQPRRYKAQLMGTTFVYDFPELFRRSFSDSWRKVDKGHSENPVPQDMFDCKELVEDENGDLQEVSREPGTNSCGMVAWSVTVKTPEYPKGRKLIIVANDITYQIGSFGPREDNFFFKVTELSRQRGVPRLYLAANSGARIGVADELIPLFNIAWNDVNSPEKGFEYLYLTPEVQERLDKQNIKTVHTEKIQTESGEVRYKITAIIGSGEGLGVECLRGSGLIAGVTSRAYNEIFTCTLVTCRAVGIGAYLVRLGQRAVQVEGQPIILTGAPALNKVLGHEVYNSNLQLGGTQIMHRNGISHLTAQDDFDGISKIVNWLAYIPDKRNNPVPVSPSSDPWDRDVEYYPNQNGYDPRWLIDGKEDEDLFLYGLFDKGSFQETLDGWAKTVVVGRARLGGIPIGVIAVETRTIENTLPADPANPSSTEQNLMEAGQVWYPNSAFKTAQAINDFNHGEQLPLFILANWRGFSGGQRDMFNEVLKYGSYIVDALSQYKQPVFVYIPPYSELRGGSWVVVDPTINEKQMEMYADEESRAGVLEPEGMVSIKFRREKLLSLMRRCDDQYAALQDKLNQKDLNADELSTVKVQLMEREQKLMPIYQQISIHFADLHDRVDRMVAKKVIRQPLKWTNARRFFYWRLRRRLDEHYSQQRLMQLIPGLSHEESQHCLKQWYTEWRGKQDWDTADRSVIAWIEENSETLTKHTQELKSQYYSNRIAELIRADKQSMIDSLALVLTELDEAEKKELAAKLAAKN, encoded by the exons ATGGCTCCCCGTATAGCCTCCCATTTCCTGG GAGGCAATTCCCTAGATATAGCGCCTTCCAGTAAGGTGAAAGATTATATTACCTCACGTGGTGGACATACCGTAATCACGTCTATTTTAATTGCTAATAATGGTATCGCCGCTGTGAAAGAAATCCGAAGCATTCGAAAATGGGCTTATGAAACGTTTAATAATGAAAGAGCTATTAGATTCACCGTCATGGCTACCCCCGATGACTTGAAGGTAAACGCCGATTATATCCGCATGGCCGACCAATATGTGGAAGTCCCCGGCGGttcaaataataataacTACGCAAACGTGGAACTCATCGTTGATGTTGCTGAGCGCATGAAGGTTCACGCCGTCTGGGCCGGTTGGGGTCATGCCTCCGAAAACCCCAAACTTCCTGAAATGTTGGCCgctagtaaacaaaaaattgttttcatcGGTCCTCCAGGTAGCGCAATGCGTAGTTTAGGTGATAAAATCAGCTCAACTATCGTTGCTCAAAGCGCAAAGGTCCCTTGTATGCCCTGGTCGGGTCTTGAGCTCGAAAAAGTCCGCATAGATCCTGAAACCAACATTGTAACTGTCGACGACAACGTTTATCAAAAGGCCTGCATCAATTCCGCCGAAGATGGTGTCGTTGTCGCCGAGAAAATTGGATACCCCATTATGATCAAGGCATCCGAAGGTGGTGGTGGTAAGGGTATTCGTCAAGTCTCTTCCTCTCAGCACTTCACCCACGCTTATCAACAGGTTTTGGCCGAACTTCCTGGCTCTCCTGTATTTGTGATGAAGCTTGCTGGTCAAGCCCGTCACTTGGAAGTTCAGATCTTAGCTGATCAATATGGCAATAATATCTCCCTCTTTGGCCGTGATTGTTCTGTTCAACGTCGTCATCAAAAGATTATTGAAGAAGCCCCTGTCACCGTCGCTCCTCCTAATACTTTCCGCGAAATGGAGCGCGCTGCCGTTCGTTTGGGTGAACTCGTTGGTTATGCATCTGCCGGTACTATCGAATATCTCTATGAACCCGAAAATGACaagttttatttcttgGAATTGAACCCTCGTTTGCAAGTAGAACACCCTACTACTGAAATGGTTTCTGGCGTCAACTTGCCGGCTGCTCAACTTCAAGTTGCAATGGGTCTTCCCTTAAATCGCATTCCCCACATTCGTGAGCTTTACGGCTTATCACGTGATACAGAAACTGAAATTGACTTTGCATTTGACAACCCAGAGTCCCATAAGGTTCAAAAAGTCCCCACACCTAAGGGTCACTGTATTGCTTGCCGTATCACCTCAGAGGACCCCGGTGAAGGTTTCAAGCCTTCCAGCGGTATGATTAAAGACTTAAATTTCCGCTCTTCGAGCGATGTATGGGGTTACTTTTCTGTTGGTACCGCTGGTGGTATTCATGAATTTGCCGATTCCCAATTCGGTCATATTTTTGCATTCGCAGATAGCCGTGAAGCTACCCGTAAATCAATGATTGTAGCTTTGAAGGAGCTGTCTATTCGCGGTGACTTTAGAACAACCGTTGAATATTTAGTTCGTCTACTTGAGACTGGTGAGTTTGCCCATAATGAATTTACCACTGCTTGGTTGGACAAACTTATAGCTCAAAAGGTAACTTCTGCTCGTCCCGATAAGATGCTTACAATTGTTTGCGGGGCCCTCGTTCGTGCTCATGCAATCGCTGAAGAACAGTATTGTGCCTTCAAATCTTATTTGGAACGAGGCCAAGTTCCTTCTCGTGATTTCCTCAAAAATGTTTATGATATAGAGTTTATATACGATGGTAATCGTTATAGGCTTACTGCTTCTCGTTCTTCTCCAGGTTCCTATCATTTGTTTCTAAATGGCTCTCGTTGTACAGCAGGTGTCCGCTCTTTGACTGATGGTGGCTTACTTGTTTTATTGAACGGCCAGTCTTATACTGTTTACTATCGGGATGAAGTTACCGGTACTCGAATTTCCATTGACAACATGTCATGCATGTTGGAACGGGAAAATGACCCAACACAGCTACGTACTCCTTCCCCCGGTAAATTGGTTCGCTTTTTGGTGGAAACAGGCGAGCACATTAAGGCAGGTGAAGCTTATGCAGAGGTTGAGGTTATGAAGATGATTATGCCGTTAGTAACTGCCGAGGATGGTACAGTGCAATTGATTAAGCAGCCTGGTGCATCTATTGGTGCAGGCGATATACTTGGTATTCTTACTCTGGATGACCCTAGCCGTGTCAAGCATGCACTCCCGTTTAACGGTCAACTTCCTAATTTTGGCGACCCTCAAATAGCTGGTAACAAACCATGCCAACGTTATCATCAATTGCTAAACATCTTACTTGATATTTTGAAGGGATATGATAATCAAATCATTCTCAACAGCACTTATAACGAAATCATGGAAGTTCTCCGTGATCCAGAACTTCCATTCAGTGAGTGGAGTTCTCATTATTCTGCATTGGTTAGTCGTATGCCTCCTGCTTTAGATAAATTGCTTTCTTCCAttcttgaaaaagcaagagcTCGCAAAACTGAATTTCCTGCAAAACAGTTGGAATTGGGTGTTAAAACTTATTGCGAGGGCCAGAAACTCTCTCTAACCCAACAATTAAAACAACAGATCGCTCCTTTGATTGATGTTATTAATGATTATAAAGACGGTCTAAAGGTGCATGAGTATCGTGTTGTTAAAAGTATTCTGGAGGAGTATTACAATGTTGAGCGCTTGTTTTCAGGCCCcaacaaaagagaagaagatgtAACACTTCGTCTTCGAGACGATAACAAGGATAGTGTTGATAAAGTTATTGCCCTTGCTTTGTCTCACTCTCGTATTGGTTCCAAGAACAACCTTCTTATAACAATACTTGATCTTATAAAATCGGAACCTTCTAGCTTCGTCTCATTGTATTTTAATGATATTTTAAGGAAATTGACAGATCTCGATTCTAGAGCTACCGCCAAGGTATCTCTTAAAGCACGTGAGCTATTAATCACATGCGCTATGCCCTCTCTCAATGAGCGTTTCTCCCAAATGGagcatattttgaaaacttcaGTTGTTGAGAGTCATTATGGTGATTCCGAGTTTGCACATCGCCCTCCTAATCTagatattttgaaagagcTCATTGATTCGAAGTACACGGTTTTCGATGTTTTACCTGCTTTCTTCTGTCACCCCGACCCATGGGTCTCTTTGGCTGCACTTGAGGTGTATGTACGTAGAGCTTATCGAGCTTATGCTGTTTTAGAGTTGAACTATCACGTCGGAACTGGTACTCCTTTTGTGATTTCTTGGAGATTCCAGCTTCGTGCCAGTAGTACACCAGGGCAAGGTGCTAGTGGTGCAAATGGTCTTTTTCCTAGCAGTAGCTCTCCATCGttggaaaatgaaaacaaacgtCTTCAATCTTATAGCGATCTTTCTTGGTATGTTAACAAGAATGATTCTGAACCTTTCCGTTTCGGGGCCGTAGTTGCCGCGGACAACTTTGACCAACTGGAAACCAACCTTGCTTTGTCTATTGAACGTTTACCTCTTGCTCGCAACACCTTTAATACTGGATTAACGTTAAATAATGAAGAGCCCTCTAGCACTCCTCTTCAAGAGCTCACAAACGTTTTAAACATTGCTTTGACATCTACTAATGACCTTGAAGATGCTGCTATTGTGGATAAACTTAGCTCAATTTTAGACGAATTCAGAGATGACTTATTAGATCACAACGTTCGAAGAATTACAGTAATTGGTGGAAGACATAATAAGTCAGCCCATCCTTCTTACTTTACTTATCGTGCCTCCTCGGATAGTTTTGAGCATAACACCGTTCGCTACGTCGAAGATGAGCGTATCCGTCACATCGAACCTGCTTTGGCCTTCCAGCTGGAATTAGGTAGACTCTCTAACTTTAATATCGAGCCTGTTTTTATCGACAACCATAACATTCATGTTTACCGTGCAACTGCCAAAAATATGAGTTCGGATAAACGTTTCTTTACTAGAGCTCTTGTCCGTCCTGGAAGACTTCGTGATGAAATACCAACTGCTGAATATCTTATATCTGAAACTCATCGTTTGATAAATGATATTCTTGATGCCCTTGAGGTTATTGGTCCTGACCAAACTGATCTTAATcatattttcattaatttcCTTCCTGCATTCGGACTTGCCCCCAAACAAGTTGAAGCTGCTTTAGGTGGATTTTTGGAACGCTTTGGACGTCGTTTATGGCGTTTACGTGTAACCGCTGCTGAAATTCGTATTATTTGCACTGATCCCACAACCAATACTCTTTTTCCATTGCGTGTAATAATATCCAACGTGTCTGGATTTGTTGTAAATATTGAGCTTTACGCAGAAGTGAAGACCGAAAATAATTCCTGGATCTTCAAGAGCATTGGCCAGCCTGGGTCTATGCATCTCAGACGTATTAACACGCCTTATCCCAACAAAGAGTGGCTTCAGCCTCGTCGCTATAAGGCACAATTGATGGGTACGACATTCGTATACGATTTCCCAGAGTTGTTCCGTCGTTCTTTTAGTGACAGTTGGAGAAAAGTTGATAAAGGTCATTCTGAGAACCCTGTTCCCCAAGACATGTTTGATTGCAAGGAGTTGgttgaagatgaaaatggAGATTTGCAAGAAGTTAGCCGTGAACCGGGTACTAACTCTTGTGGTATGGTTGCTTGGTCGGTGACTGTCAAAACTCCTGAGTATCCTAAAGGTAGAAAACTGATCATCGTCGCTAATGATATTACTTATCAAATTGGCTCATTTGGACCTCGTGAAGataacttctttttcaaggtGACAGAACTTTCTCGTCAGCGTGGCGTTCCCAGACTATACTTGGCTGCCAATTCTGGAGCCCGTATTGGTGTTGCCGATGAGTTGATTCCCTTATTTAATATTGCTTGGAACGACGTCAACTCACCCGAAAAAGGATTCGagtatttgtatttgacACCTGAAGTTCAAGAACGCTTAGACAAACAGAACATCAAAACGGTTCATActgaaaaaattcaaactGAGTCCGGCGAAGTTCGTTACAAGATCACAGCTATTATTGGTTCTGGTGAGGGACTAGGTGTTGAATGTTTGAGAGGTTCTGGCTTGATTGCTGGTGTTACATCTCGGGCTTATAATGAGATTTTCACCTGCACGCTTGTTACTTGCCGTGCGGTTGGCATTGGTGCATATCTCGTTCGCCTCGGACAGAGAGCGGTTCAAGTTGAAGGCCAGCCAATTATCCTTACAGGTGCTCCTGCCCTTAATAAGGTATTGGGACATGAAGTCTATAATTCTAACTTACAATTGGGTGGTACTCAAATCATGCATAGAAACGGTATCTCTCACTTAACCGCCCAAGATGATTTTGACGgaatttccaaaattgtTAACTGGCTTGCATATATTCCTGATAAGCGTAATAACCCTGTTCCTGTATCGCCATCGAGCGATCCTTGGGATCGTGATGTTGAGTATTATCCCAATCAGAACGGTTACGATCCTCGCTGGTTGATTGATGGTAAAGAGGATGaggatttgtttttgtacGGTTTGTTTGACAAGGGTTCATTCCAAGAAACTTTGGATGGATGGGCTAAGACAGTTGTCGTTGGTCGTGCACGCTTAGGTGGTATACCGATTGGTGTTATCGCTGTCGAAACCCGTACTATTGAAAACACTTTACCTGCTGATCCAGCCAACCCAAGCTCTACAGAACAAAATTTGATGGAAGCTGGACAAGTTTGGTATCCTAATTCTGCTTTTAAGACCGCGCAAGCAATCAATGATTTTAACCATGGTGAACAATTACCGTTATTTATTCTCGCTAATTGGCGTGGTTTTTCCGGTGGTCAACGAGACATGTTCAATGAAGTACTTAAATATGGTTCTTACATTGTTGACGCCCTTTCTCAATACAAACAGCCTGTATTCGTATACATTCCACCTTACAGTGAGTTACGTGGTGGCTCTTGGGTAGTTGTAGATCCTACCattaatgaaaagcaaatggaaATGTATGCTGATGAGGAAAGCAGAGCTGGTGTTTTGGAACCTGAAGGAATGGTCAGTATCAAGTTCAGACGTGAGAAGTTACTTTCATTGATGCGCAGATGCGATGATCAATATGCTGCTTTACAGGACAAGCTTAACCAAAAGGATTTGAACGCAGATGAACTTTCTACAGTCAAGGTGCAATTAATGGAACGTGAGCAAAAACTAATGCCTATATATCAACAAATCAGTATCCACTTTGCTGATTTGCATGATCGCGTCGATCGTATGGTTGCTAAGAAGGTTATCCGTCAACCCTTGAAATGGACCAATGCTAGACGCTTCTTCTACTGGCGCCTGAGAAGACGTTTGGATGAACATTACTCTCAACAGAGACTAATGCAACTTATTCCTGGCTTAAGCCATGAAGAATCACAACATTGTCTTAAACAGTGGTATACAGAATGGCGGGGTAAGCAAGATTGGGATACCGCTGATCGATCCGTTATTGCATGgattgaagaaaacagtGAAACTCTAACCAAACACACCCAAGAGTTAAAGAGTCAGTATTATAGCAATCGTATCGCTGAACTAATTCGTGCTGATAAGCAAAGCATGATTGATAGTCTTGCTTTAGTCTTGACCGAATTGGATGAAGCagagaaaaaggaactAGCTGCAAAACTTGCTGCTAAGAATTAA